A part of Misgurnus anguillicaudatus chromosome 6, ASM2758022v2, whole genome shotgun sequence genomic DNA contains:
- the LOC129434005 gene encoding tumor susceptibility gene 101 protein isoform X1 produces MTVTTTWDLRRILPKTYDHRTEVLSEISTVLSQHRHLEAVTDRFVFNDGTVKNLICLMGTIMVVYKGKPYNIPVCLWLKQSYPRTAPICYVKPTHEMMIVSSRHVNSNGEIMLPYLDEWRHTQCDLHSLIQVIMAVFGEVPPLCMRPEYSGSVHPPMYSVEELSHVKLDTEDHLFNELNETSC; encoded by the exons ATGACAGTTACAACTACTTGGGATCTTAGGAGAATTCTACCTAAG ACATATGATCACAGGACAGAGGTCTTATCAGAAATCTCTACGGTTTTGTCTCAGCACAGACACCTCGAGGCTGTGACAGACAGATTTG TTTTTAATGATGGCACAGTGAAGAACTTAATCTGTTTGATGGGAACCATCATGGTGGTATATAAAG GGAAACCATACAACATTCCTGTTTGTTTGTGGCTAAAGCAAAGTTATCCAAGAACTGCTCCCATCTGCTATGTGAAACCCACCCATGAAATGATGATTGTGTCCAGTAGGCATGTCAACAGCAATGGAGAGATCATGTTGCCTTACCTGGATGAGTGGAGACAT acACAGTGTGATCTGCACAGTTTGATTCAGGTTATTATGGCTGTGTTTGGTGAAGTCCCTCCTCTGTGCATGCGACCAGAATACT CAGGCTCAGTTCACCCACCAATGTACTCAGTGGAGGAACTCTCGCATGTAAAGCTGGATACAGAAGATCATCTGTTCAATGAACTCAATGAAACAAGCTGttaa
- the LOC141364341 gene encoding tumor susceptibility gene 101 protein-like — protein MAVVNEGGLKKMLKQYKYRDLTVREITNVISQYKDLKPVMDAYVFNDGSSRDLMSLTGTVPVSYRGNVYNIPVCLWLLDTYPYNPPICFVKPTSAMMIKTGKHIDANGKIYLPYLHEWKHPQSDLYGLIQVMIVVFGEEPPVFSRPTTQPPYQAFQAAGPPNQSYMPGMPAVSSYGPGPNPCGYPGYSYPGGNAYPAAGGPAHYTSQTPTNAVGPSRDGTIGEDTIRASLISAVSDKLRWRMKEEMDRAQAELDALKRTEEDLKKGHQKLEDMVSRLDQEVAEVDRNIELLKKKDEELSEALEKMENQSENNDIDDVIIPTAPLYKQILNLYAEENAIEDTIFYLGEALRRGVIDLEVFLKHVRLLSRKQFQLRALMQKARKTAGLSDLY, from the exons ATGGCTGTCGTCAACGAAGGAGGTCTTAAAAAGATGTTGAAG CAATACAAATACAGAGATCTTACTGTCCGTGAGATTACGAATGTAATCTCTCAGTACAAAGACCTCAAACCTGTGATGGATGCTTATG TATTTAATGACGGCTCTTCAAGAGACCTCATGAGTCTTACAGGGACTGTACCAGTTAGTTATAGAG GGAATGTGTACAATATTCCTGTGTGCCTCTGGCTGCTGGACACGTATCCCTACAATCCCCCTATTTGTTTCGTGAAGCCCACCAGTGCGATGATGATCAAGACTGGCAAACACATTGACGCCAATGGCAAGATCTACCTTCCCTATTTGCATGAGTGGAAACAT CCTCAGTCAGATCTGTATGGGCTCATCCAGGTGATGATTGTTGTGTTTGGCGAAGAGCCACCTGTGTTCTCCAGACCCACAACACAACCTCCTTATCAAGCCTTCCAGGCAGCTGGACCTCCCAACC AGTCCTATATGCCAGGAATGCCAGCAGTATCTTCCTACGGTCCCGGTCCCAACCCATG TGGTTATCCGGGATATTCTTATCCAGGAGGGAACGCTTATCCTGCCGCAGGCGGTCCAGCACATTACACTTCCCAGACTCCTACTAATGCTGTGG GCCCGAGTCGCGATGGTACCATTGGTGAGGACACCATCAGAGCTTCACTTATCTCAGCTGTGAGTGATAAACTACGCTGGAGAATGAAAGAAGAGATGGACAGAGCGCAGGCCGAGCTGGATGCTCTCAAGAGGACTGAGGAAGACCTGAAGAAAGGACACCAGAAGCTGGAGGACATGGTGTCCCGTCTGGACCAGGAAGTG GCTGAGGTAGACCGAAACATCGAGCTCCTCAAGAAAAAGGATGAAGAACTCAGTGAAGCTTTGGAGAAAATGGAGAACCAATCGGAAAACAATGACATCGATGATGTCATCATACCGACGGCTCCGCTCTACAAACAGATCCTGAATCTCTACGCGGAGGAGAACGCCATAGAAGACACTATCTTTTACCTTGGGGAAGCCTTGCGGAGAGGAGTCATCGACCTGGAGGTCTTTCTCAAG CACGTGCGTCTGCTGTCTCGAAAACAGTTCCAGCTGCGAGCGCTCATGCAGAAAGCACGCAAGACCGCTGGACTCAGTGACCTTTACTGA
- the LOC129434005 gene encoding tumor susceptibility gene 101 protein isoform X2 — protein sequence MTVTTTWDLRRILPKHRHLEAVTDRFVFNDGTVKNLICLMGTIMVVYKGKPYNIPVCLWLKQSYPRTAPICYVKPTHEMMIVSSRHVNSNGEIMLPYLDEWRHTQCDLHSLIQVIMAVFGEVPPLCMRPEYSGSVHPPMYSVEELSHVKLDTEDHLFNELNETSC from the exons ATGACAGTTACAACTACTTGGGATCTTAGGAGAATTCTACCTAAG CACAGACACCTCGAGGCTGTGACAGACAGATTTG TTTTTAATGATGGCACAGTGAAGAACTTAATCTGTTTGATGGGAACCATCATGGTGGTATATAAAG GGAAACCATACAACATTCCTGTTTGTTTGTGGCTAAAGCAAAGTTATCCAAGAACTGCTCCCATCTGCTATGTGAAACCCACCCATGAAATGATGATTGTGTCCAGTAGGCATGTCAACAGCAATGGAGAGATCATGTTGCCTTACCTGGATGAGTGGAGACAT acACAGTGTGATCTGCACAGTTTGATTCAGGTTATTATGGCTGTGTTTGGTGAAGTCCCTCCTCTGTGCATGCGACCAGAATACT CAGGCTCAGTTCACCCACCAATGTACTCAGTGGAGGAACTCTCGCATGTAAAGCTGGATACAGAAGATCATCTGTTCAATGAACTCAATGAAACAAGCTGttaa